The proteins below are encoded in one region of Deltaproteobacteria bacterium:
- a CDS encoding response regulator — MIPSLLFACGIFPEREAREGGISGAGQGRHEQRRGHDTMIFSYRTVFQGTVVAVLLIFGIVTGSFLINREYRHHLETMRQVHDDYVALRKAEVRTIVDQLVETIKFHKAGVEARLKQNIVDKVRMAVDTAAAIYESEKGRRSEDEIKKLIINTLMPLRFFDGRGYYWIHDTNHRLVAHPFRPFSVGTDDSGSVDSNGQFLIQNFVSTALAHPEGGFVSYYWSKPDVDEREHVAQGREKIAYLQLFEPLGWVIGVGEYLDDVDAEAREEMIRRIALVRYGEVGYIFNHDRKGVCLNHINEDVIGRNRWELLDAAGTKIVQELDRTGRQPGGGFLEYYASADPRTGMPSKKLSFIRSVDGWGWVLGGGVYLEDLDARLAELQADMGHRLREKIVFTVLALIAAVALILFVFHRLMGWFSREINSLVTSEEGGEIAPIDLDRLRIAELREIAAKSNRILAQKAQAQAQLSQAQKMEAVGLLAGGVAHDFNNLLQAMGGNVELLLQGKAENHSDVPRLQKLIVSMDRAAQLVRQLLVFGRKTESRKVRIDLNHEVEDVALMLGRTIPKMVSLKLDLDPDLRFLQADPVQIEQVLLNLANNSVDAMPDGGRLTIGTGNEILDEEFVRLHPGAGAGPHVRLTVSDTGCGMDRDIQDHVFDPFFTTKEVGKGTGLGLASVYGIVRAHGGYILCESAPGRGTTFTILLPSEETGDGLETTEPGDASAEGRGEIVLVVDDEPEIRDLTRESLVSLGYEVVVVASGEEALRVYEQNGRDIDLILLDLNMPGMGGGKCLQRLKGINPQVRVVVATGYGGGEHAEEARASGARGYLPKPYRIADLAATVRRVLDEER, encoded by the coding sequence ATGATTCCGTCCCTGCTCTTCGCATGCGGGATCTTCCCTGAGCGTGAGGCCCGGGAGGGCGGGATTTCTGGCGCTGGGCAAGGGCGACACGAACAAAGACGGGGCCATGACACGATGATCTTCAGCTACCGGACAGTTTTCCAGGGAACAGTCGTCGCCGTCCTGCTGATTTTCGGGATCGTGACCGGTTCCTTCCTGATCAACAGGGAGTACCGTCATCATCTGGAGACCATGCGGCAGGTCCACGACGATTACGTGGCCCTGCGCAAGGCCGAGGTGAGGACCATCGTTGATCAGCTCGTCGAAACCATCAAGTTCCACAAGGCCGGGGTGGAGGCGAGGCTGAAGCAGAATATCGTCGACAAGGTGCGCATGGCCGTGGACACTGCTGCAGCCATCTATGAAAGTGAAAAAGGCCGACGAAGCGAAGACGAGATCAAGAAACTCATCATCAACACATTGATGCCCCTCCGGTTTTTCGACGGCCGGGGCTATTACTGGATTCATGACACGAATCACAGACTCGTCGCCCATCCTTTCAGGCCCTTTTCGGTGGGCACGGACGATTCCGGGTCCGTGGACAGCAACGGGCAGTTCCTCATCCAAAATTTTGTCTCCACGGCCCTGGCCCATCCGGAAGGCGGCTTTGTCAGCTACTATTGGAGCAAGCCGGATGTGGACGAACGGGAACATGTGGCGCAGGGACGGGAAAAAATCGCCTATCTCCAGCTTTTCGAGCCCCTTGGCTGGGTGATCGGGGTCGGCGAGTATCTGGATGACGTGGATGCCGAGGCAAGAGAGGAGATGATCCGCCGGATCGCCCTGGTCCGCTACGGTGAGGTCGGCTACATCTTCAACCACGACCGGAAGGGCGTCTGCCTGAACCACATTAACGAGGATGTCATCGGCCGGAACCGATGGGAACTTCTCGACGCTGCAGGCACGAAGATCGTCCAGGAACTTGACCGCACCGGCCGTCAACCGGGCGGGGGCTTTCTCGAATACTACGCGTCAGCCGATCCGAGAACCGGGATGCCCTCCAAGAAGCTGAGCTTCATCCGGTCGGTGGACGGCTGGGGCTGGGTCCTCGGGGGCGGAGTCTATCTCGAGGATCTGGATGCGAGGCTGGCCGAGTTGCAGGCCGACATGGGGCACAGACTGCGGGAGAAGATCGTGTTCACGGTTCTGGCCTTGATAGCGGCCGTGGCGTTGATTCTGTTTGTTTTTCATCGGCTGATGGGCTGGTTCTCCCGGGAGATCAATTCCCTGGTTACGAGCGAGGAGGGCGGAGAGATCGCGCCCATTGATCTGGATCGTCTGCGTATCGCCGAATTGCGTGAAATCGCCGCCAAATCCAACCGGATCCTGGCCCAGAAGGCCCAGGCCCAGGCCCAGTTGAGCCAGGCCCAGAAGATGGAGGCTGTGGGCCTTCTGGCCGGAGGCGTGGCTCACGACTTCAACAACCTCCTGCAGGCCATGGGCGGTAACGTCGAACTCCTTCTCCAGGGCAAGGCCGAGAACCATTCCGACGTTCCGAGACTGCAAAAGCTGATCGTCTCCATGGACCGGGCCGCCCAGCTCGTGCGGCAGCTTTTGGTCTTCGGTCGCAAGACCGAATCGCGTAAGGTCCGGATCGACCTGAACCACGAGGTGGAGGATGTGGCCCTGATGCTCGGAAGGACCATCCCCAAGATGGTTTCCCTGAAACTCGATCTCGACCCGGACTTGAGGTTCCTGCAGGCCGACCCGGTCCAGATCGAGCAGGTTCTGCTCAATCTGGCCAACAACTCCGTGGACGCCATGCCCGATGGCGGAAGGTTGACCATCGGGACGGGCAACGAGATTTTGGACGAGGAGTTCGTCCGGCTCCATCCGGGGGCCGGGGCCGGACCGCACGTGCGCCTCACGGTGTCGGACACCGGTTGCGGCATGGATCGGGACATCCAGGACCATGTCTTCGATCCCTTCTTCACCACCAAGGAGGTGGGCAAGGGCACGGGCCTCGGCCTGGCCTCGGTCTACGGCATCGTCAGGGCCCACGGCGGGTATATTCTCTGCGAAAGCGCTCCCGGCCGGGGCACGACGTTCACCATCCTTCTCCCATCGGAAGAGACCGGCGACGGACTGGAAACGACCGAGCCGGGGGACGCCTCGGCCGAAGGGAGGGGCGAGATCGTTCTGGTCGTGGACGACGAGCCCGAGATTCGAGACCTGACCAGGGAGAGCCTGGTGTCTCTCGGGTACGAGGTGGTCGTCGTGGCCAGCGGCGAGGAGGCCCTTCGGGTCTACGAGCAAAATGGTCGGGATATCGACCTGATCCTCCTCGATCTGAACATGCCCGGCATGGGCGGGGGCAAGTGCCTTCAGCGCTTGAAGGGCATAA